Genomic segment of Peribacillus frigoritolerans:
CCATATTCTTATCCACGTTCCCAAACTTTATATGTGAAGCTCCGGATACGGCTGTGGTCACTACTTCCGATAAATGTACGGATGCTGATGCTACTGCAGGGGCAATCCCGAATGTCAACAATAAGGAAGTGGAACTCACTCCATACCCCATTCCAAGCGAACCATCGATTAATTGGGCTAAAAACCCGATAAAGGCTAAAACGATTAACTTTTTCATGACATTCCCCTTTTTCCACTTAAATAGAACCTAGATAACATCGACCCGACGTTGCAGCCTGTATAGATTATTTTGATCTATAAGACACAAAGAGGCACCTAACCAACATGAAATGACATGTTGGTTAGGTGCCTTCAGTTTTTCTGATCAGCCCATATTTTTTTATTCAGCTTCTACTGGCATAAGCCTAGCTAAGAAACGATATCTTTCTTTTAGGGAATATTTATAAATATCCTCTATTGAATCTTTCAATAACTTAGATTTTTCCTCTTTTGAAAAGGAACCACTTTTAATGATCATCCTTGCTTCGAAAAGGAATTCAAGATAATCTTCATAAGATTCATCATATACTTTACCTAGGTCATTCCGAATTTTTTTTGCGAGAGTTGGACTTGCTCCATTGGTAGAAACACTAATGGAAAGCATGCCTCTATTCAATGTGGCCGGTATATGAAAGTTACCCAGCTCATGATTGCTGATTACGTTCACCAGCTGACTTTGGGATGCATTCTCGTACACTCGTTCATTAACTTCAGTAGAATTTGTAGCAACAATGATTAAAAACGCATCTTTATAGTCAGTTTCTTCCACTTCTTTAAGTAAGACTCGAATCTTACCTTCTTTCTCCAACAGTTGAAAACCCGTGCATATCTCGGGGCTTACGACGGTCACTTCGGCACCAGCTTCCAATAAGGGGCCCGCTTTAAAGTAACCTATTTTACCACCGCCGATGATGACACACTTTCTGTTCTCAATATTAAGCGTAATTGGATACATAGGCTCCCTCCCCACTCACTTCATGAATTCGTTCCGATATTGCTTGTTCAATCTTTGGATGATAACCTAGATATCGGCAAAGTATGATTTTTTGCTTCCCCTTTTTTTGGTTCTTTTTTATACTATTTTCAATCGACTGCATTAAGAGACCGGTAAACAATAGGTAAGGAATGATAAATACTTGGTTTGATCGAGATTCCCCTGCAAATTCCAATGCTTCTCCAAAGCTTGGTGTGGCAGCTGTCAAATAACACTCTTGCACACGGATTTTAGGAAACCTGTTCCTTAGCAAATCAGCCAATCGAGACAAATCTCTTTTCACGTCGGGATCGCTGCTGCCCCTTCCAACCAATAAAACCAAGGAATCCTCCGAAACCCTTACATTTGTTTCCTCCAACCGTTCCACTAAAATGTCAACCATTTTATCACTGACACCAATCGGTCTCCCATATTTCAATTCAACGGCAGGGTACCGTTCTTTCATTTTGTTCAAAATGACCGGAATATCATGTTTTGCATGTAC
This window contains:
- a CDS encoding sirohydrochlorin chelatase; this encodes MEAILYICHGSRVKEASAQAIDFIKVCMQAQPNSIQEQCFLELETPTIEEAYERCVQKGATRIIAIPVLLLTAVHAKHDIPVILNKMKERYPAVELKYGRPIGVSDKMVDILVERLEETNVRVSEDSLVLLVGRGSSDPDVKRDLSRLADLLRNRFPKIRVQECYLTAATPSFGEALEFAGESRSNQVFIIPYLLFTGLLMQSIENSIKKNQKKGKQKIILCRYLGYHPKIEQAISERIHEVSGEGAYVSNYA
- a CDS encoding NAD(P)-binding protein; the encoded protein is MYPITLNIENRKCVIIGGGKIGYFKAGPLLEAGAEVTVVSPEICTGFQLLEKEGKIRVLLKEVEETDYKDAFLIIVATNSTEVNERVYENASQSQLVNVISNHELGNFHIPATLNRGMLSISVSTNGASPTLAKKIRNDLGKVYDESYEDYLEFLFEARMIIKSGSFSKEEKSKLLKDSIEDIYKYSLKERYRFLARLMPVEAE